CTAACCAACCGCGGCGGCATCATCGCGGCAGACGCGCGACGTACGGGAGAATGGGCGGATGCTGGCAACGATGATCTATGGCGAACGCGACATCCGCGTCGAAGAACGACCGAATCCCACCCTGCACCTGCCCACCGACGCCGTGGTGCGCGTGGTGGCCTCGTGCGTCTGCGGGTCGGACCTGTGGCCGTACCGCGGCGTGAACGCGGTGCACTCGGCACGCCCGATCGGACACGAGTTCGTGGGCGTGATCGAGCAGCTGGGCGCGGACGTGGCGACGCTGCGGGTCGGCGACTTCGTGATCGCGCCGTTCACGGTCAGCGACGGCACCTGTTCCGCCTGCCGGCACGGCGTGACCTCGGCGTGTGAGCATCTCGGCTCGTTCGGGGCGCGGGACGAGCACGGGTTCCCGATCGATGGCTGCCAGGGAGAGTTCGTGCGCGTGCCGCTGGCCGACGGAACCCTGGTGCCGGTGCCGGCCCCGGTCGACGACGCCCTGGTGCCGAGCCTGCTGACGCTGTCCGATGTGATGTCGACCGGCCACCACGCTGCGGTGTCCGCCGGGGTGGGTGCGGGGTCCACCGTGGTGGTGGTCGGCGACGGCGCGGTCGGGCTGTGCGGCGTGCTCGCCGCGGCCAGGCTCGGCGCCGCGCGCATCGTGGCGATGAGCCGTCATGCCGACCGGCAGGCGCTAGCCCGCGAGTTCGGGGCGACCGACATCGTCGCCGAACGCGGAACCGAGGGGGTTGCTGCCGTGCGCGACCTGCTCGGCGAGCTCGCCGACTGCACGCTCGAGGCGGTGGGTACAGAAGAGTCGATGGCGCAAGCCCTCGGGGTGACCCGGCCGGGCGGTCGGCTGGGCTTCGTCGGCGTTCCCGCCGGCGGTCCGCAGCTGCCGGTGCGACAGCTGTTCGACACCAACATCACCGTCGGCGGCGGCATGGCGCCGGCTCGCGCGTACATTCCGCAGTTGCTGCCCGATGTGCTGAGCGGCGCCATCAACCCCGGCAGGGTCTTCGATCTGGAGCTGCCGTTGACGGATGCCGCGGAGGCGTACGCCGCGATGGACGAGCGGCGCGCCATCAAGGTGTTGCTGCGACCGTAGCCCCGCCTGGCGGGCGTCACCGCTCCGGTCGACCCCATTCGCCGATCAACGGCACG
This Salinibacterium sp. ZJ450 DNA region includes the following protein-coding sequences:
- a CDS encoding zinc-dependent alcohol dehydrogenase family protein is translated as MLATMIYGERDIRVEERPNPTLHLPTDAVVRVVASCVCGSDLWPYRGVNAVHSARPIGHEFVGVIEQLGADVATLRVGDFVIAPFTVSDGTCSACRHGVTSACEHLGSFGARDEHGFPIDGCQGEFVRVPLADGTLVPVPAPVDDALVPSLLTLSDVMSTGHHAAVSAGVGAGSTVVVVGDGAVGLCGVLAAARLGAARIVAMSRHADRQALAREFGATDIVAERGTEGVAAVRDLLGELADCTLEAVGTEESMAQALGVTRPGGRLGFVGVPAGGPQLPVRQLFDTNITVGGGMAPARAYIPQLLPDVLSGAINPGRVFDLELPLTDAAEAYAAMDERRAIKVLLRP